In one window of Nerophis ophidion isolate RoL-2023_Sa linkage group LG05, RoL_Noph_v1.0, whole genome shotgun sequence DNA:
- the ndufc1 gene encoding NADH dehydrogenase [ubiquinone] 1 subunit C1, mitochondrial — MTLIKLLARASIVNKAGSRSMFTASKNDTTSPNWLRVGLTFGSSAFLWGLLFKQHSDDVHEYKVRNGLK; from the exons ATGACTTTGATTAAATTACTTGCCCGAGCTTCTATTGTCAACAAAG CTGGATCCAGGTCTATGTTTACAGCCTCCAAGAATGACACAACCTCTCCCAACTGGTTGCGAGTGGGTCTTACCTTTGGATCGTCTGCTTTCCTGTGGGGCCTG CTCTTCAAGCAGCACAGTGACGATGTCCATGAGTATAAAGTTAGGAACGGTCTAAAGTGA